A portion of the Granulosicoccus antarcticus IMCC3135 genome contains these proteins:
- a CDS encoding diacylglycerol/lipid kinase family protein, whose protein sequence is MMGDQPEAVDIYAKAPSMNSNTEAPSITGPLVIYMNDQSGNRDTEEMRRIIQAELESAQRPFMYLGRESAQSLEQALTSALDKAEACSGTLVVSGGDGTINAAIALAVGRQQALAIIPSGTFNFVARSHGIPEDTGEAVKLILCSRPQATRVGMINDRQFMVNASIGSYARLQREREGFKKTLGRTRGVASLAAIVSALHQSSRMRLNITSQSRQTSVDCSTLILCNNRLQLELVGVDSLPGFGKDEMVCAVLAPVGVATQLATIWRGFWGRVSETPELNTFVFNEIKIDIGRRRSKVIDVSVDGEACKLRLPLVVKVSEKPQWLVRPLLEEEVESE, encoded by the coding sequence ATGATGGGAGATCAACCGGAAGCTGTGGATATCTATGCCAAAGCTCCAAGTATGAACAGCAACACCGAGGCGCCGAGTATTACCGGACCGCTGGTCATTTACATGAATGATCAGTCCGGTAATAGAGACACAGAGGAGATGCGTCGCATTATTCAGGCTGAGCTTGAATCCGCGCAGCGACCGTTCATGTATCTGGGTAGAGAAAGCGCACAGAGTCTGGAGCAGGCGCTGACATCCGCTCTGGACAAGGCAGAAGCATGTTCAGGTACGCTGGTGGTCTCAGGTGGCGATGGCACCATCAATGCGGCGATAGCTCTTGCGGTAGGCAGACAACAAGCGCTTGCGATAATTCCGTCGGGAACGTTCAACTTTGTAGCCCGCTCACATGGCATACCAGAGGACACGGGTGAGGCAGTCAAGCTGATATTATGCTCAAGGCCTCAAGCCACCAGAGTGGGGATGATCAACGACCGTCAGTTCATGGTCAATGCCAGTATTGGCTCGTATGCCCGACTGCAGCGTGAGCGTGAAGGTTTCAAGAAAACTCTGGGGCGCACCCGTGGAGTGGCCAGTCTTGCGGCAATAGTTTCGGCATTGCATCAATCGTCCAGAATGCGTTTGAATATCACCAGTCAATCAAGACAAACCAGTGTTGATTGCAGTACGTTGATATTGTGTAACAACCGCTTGCAGCTTGAGCTAGTGGGCGTTGACTCTCTACCTGGATTCGGCAAAGATGAGATGGTCTGCGCGGTTCTTGCGCCGGTGGGAGTCGCAACACAGCTAGCCACCATATGGCGTGGTTTCTGGGGGCGGGTCAGCGAGACGCCCGAGCTGAATACCTTTGTTTTCAACGAAATAAAAATTGATATCGGGCGTCGCAGGTCCAAAGTGATTGATGTGTCGGTAGATGGCGAGGCTTGCAAGTTACGCCTGCCTCTGGTGGTAAAAGTGAGTGAAAAGCCACAGTGGTTAGTTCGTCCATTACTAGAAGAGGAAGTCGAGTCAGAATGA
- a CDS encoding PQQ-dependent sugar dehydrogenase, with amino-acid sequence MHSYSAVSQGFLVVLSAFLLSACGESATLAVRQGQGENPQLPEPNKTLIPTVNIAEATSWPEGATPEAAVGMRVNRFAEGLDHPRWLYVLPNGDVLVAESNAQAKPPKGIKGRIMARVMKRAGAGVPSADRITLLRDADHDGVAEFQSVFLSDLTSPFGMALVGNTLYVANTDSLVKFPYEEGDTSIGTPAVLLANLPAGKINHHWTKSLIASPDGKKLYVGVGSNSNVAENGMENETNRAAILEIDASSGDTVVFASGLRNPVGMDWQPDSGKLWVAVNERDELGSDLVPDYMTSVKRGGFYGWPYSYYGQHVDTRVKPQRPEFVENAIVPDYALGPHTASLGLTFYTGSLFPDHYRHGVFVGQHGSWNRKPRSGYKVIFVPFEDGIPAGEPEDILTGFVNADDEAMGRPVDVAVDSEGALLSTDDVGNIVWRVTPDEDAIADTQ; translated from the coding sequence ATGCATTCATATTCTGCAGTCAGCCAGGGTTTTCTCGTCGTGTTGTCAGCCTTTCTGTTGTCAGCCTGCGGAGAGAGTGCAACGCTTGCGGTGCGGCAAGGGCAGGGTGAAAATCCGCAGCTGCCAGAGCCGAACAAGACGTTGATTCCGACAGTGAACATTGCCGAGGCAACATCCTGGCCTGAAGGTGCTACACCAGAGGCTGCAGTGGGCATGAGAGTCAACCGTTTTGCAGAAGGCCTGGATCATCCGCGCTGGCTATATGTGCTTCCCAATGGCGATGTGCTGGTTGCAGAATCCAATGCTCAAGCTAAACCTCCTAAGGGTATCAAGGGACGCATCATGGCGAGGGTCATGAAACGAGCGGGGGCCGGTGTGCCGAGTGCGGACAGAATCACATTGCTGCGTGATGCCGATCATGACGGGGTGGCAGAATTTCAGTCGGTCTTTCTCAGTGATCTAACCTCACCTTTTGGCATGGCGCTGGTTGGCAACACTTTGTATGTTGCCAATACCGATTCGCTGGTGAAGTTTCCCTATGAGGAGGGTGATACCAGCATCGGCACACCCGCTGTGCTGTTAGCCAACTTGCCTGCAGGAAAAATCAATCACCATTGGACCAAGAGTCTGATTGCCAGTCCTGATGGCAAGAAGCTGTACGTGGGTGTGGGCTCCAACAGCAACGTGGCCGAGAACGGCATGGAGAATGAAACCAATCGAGCGGCTATCCTGGAGATCGATGCGAGCTCAGGAGATACTGTCGTCTTCGCATCAGGACTACGAAATCCTGTCGGTATGGACTGGCAGCCAGATTCAGGTAAGCTGTGGGTCGCCGTTAACGAGCGTGATGAGCTTGGCAGTGATCTGGTTCCTGATTACATGACGTCAGTGAAACGGGGGGGCTTTTACGGTTGGCCCTACAGCTATTATGGGCAGCATGTCGACACACGGGTCAAGCCACAGCGCCCGGAGTTTGTTGAAAATGCCATTGTCCCTGATTATGCACTGGGTCCTCATACAGCATCATTGGGCCTGACGTTCTACACCGGCTCACTGTTCCCTGATCATTATCGACATGGCGTCTTCGTCGGCCAACATGGATCCTGGAATCGTAAACCGCGCAGCGGCTACAAGGTTATCTTTGTACCCTTCGAAGACGGCATACCTGCTGGCGAACCGGAAGACATCCTGACGGGGTTCGTCAATGCAGATGATGAGGCAATGGGTAGACCTGTTGACGTGGCAGTCGACAGTGAAGGGGCCCTGTTAAGCACTGATGATGTAGGGAATATTGTCTGGCGAGTCACGCCTGACGAGGATGCGATTGCAGATACTCAGTGA
- a CDS encoding DUF1328 domain-containing protein, with protein MLSWAITFFIIAIIAAVLGFGGIAGSVSGIAQILFIVFAVLTVISFFGGKTRRI; from the coding sequence ATGCTTAGTTGGGCTATTACATTCTTCATCATCGCTATTATAGCTGCCGTTCTCGGTTTTGGCGGTATTGCAGGAAGCGTTTCCGGCATCGCGCAAATTTTGTTTATAGTCTTTGCTGTCTTGACCGTCATATCATTCTTCGGGGGCAAGACAAGGAGGATTTGA
- a CDS encoding FHA domain-containing protein, giving the protein MSDMDESKPHLRSLLDSEVYELDGDMTIGRHADCNIVLDKELGASRKHARFRMAGQNLFVTDLGSTNGTLVNGKEIEGEAQLSNGDLLVFDVNEYEVIIPAQSAEPEFDPNMTVFINRAVTATKEAAEPAPKPAPAPKPAPTPKPAPKPAPKPAPEPTPTPTPDEAAHRPGSWVSSADVKNSDLTVLAPGVVAMSAEAAQLDLTSISEPTIVVQTGENANTLLPLTGKQSEWSIGSNDDRNLRIPQAGVSGNHAAIIREGSKWKVVDQMSINGTFVNGNRVNIRFIDNDDLLRFGPVECRFVVPTGYAGSGRSSRKTGKGMSAWKVVVPIALLLVLGGGYYAYSTGMLSSTPLTTEAGIQ; this is encoded by the coding sequence ATGAGCGATATGGATGAAAGCAAACCGCACTTACGCAGCCTGCTCGATAGCGAAGTGTATGAATTAGACGGTGATATGACCATCGGCAGACATGCGGATTGTAATATCGTGCTTGATAAAGAACTGGGGGCGTCACGCAAACATGCCCGTTTCAGGATGGCCGGTCAGAATTTGTTTGTTACCGACCTGGGGTCAACCAACGGCACTCTCGTCAATGGTAAAGAGATTGAAGGTGAAGCTCAGTTGTCAAATGGTGATTTACTGGTCTTTGACGTCAACGAGTACGAAGTGATTATCCCTGCACAGAGCGCAGAGCCTGAGTTCGACCCGAATATGACGGTCTTCATCAATCGAGCAGTGACAGCTACAAAAGAGGCAGCAGAACCTGCCCCCAAGCCAGCTCCCGCTCCCAAGCCAGCCCCCACCCCCAAGCCAGCCCCCAAGCCAGCCCCCAAGCCAGCCCCCGAACCCACCCCCACCCCCACCCCTGACGAAGCCGCTCACCGACCCGGCTCCTGGGTGAGTTCAGCTGATGTCAAAAATTCCGATTTAACCGTCTTGGCACCCGGCGTTGTGGCAATGAGTGCCGAGGCTGCACAGCTTGATCTGACCTCTATTTCCGAACCGACAATCGTTGTTCAAACTGGCGAAAATGCAAACACACTGTTGCCATTGACTGGTAAGCAGAGTGAGTGGAGTATCGGATCAAATGATGATAGAAATCTTCGAATACCACAGGCGGGAGTATCCGGGAATCATGCCGCCATTATCCGAGAAGGATCAAAATGGAAAGTCGTTGATCAGATGTCTATCAACGGCACATTTGTCAACGGTAACCGCGTCAATATCCGTTTTATTGACAATGATGATTTGTTGCGCTTTGGTCCGGTTGAATGCCGGTTTGTAGTGCCGACTGGGTATGCAGGGTCCGGACGATCCAGCAGGAAAACCGGAAAAGGCATGTCAGCCTGGAAGGTTGTAGTCCCCATTGCCTTGCTGCTTGTTCTAGGCGGAGGCTATTACGCCTACAGCACAGGAATGCTCTCTTCAACACCTCTCACCACAGAGGCAGGTATACAATAG
- a CDS encoding metallophosphoesterase family protein, which translates to MITIMHLSDLHFGTESAQVLSSLIRQVRELSPEVVVISGDLTQRAKWREFRAAKRFVEEIDKTDTEVIVVPGNHDIPLFNPVMRMFSPFHRYRSVFGSTRVAVQHVGRVRFITVNSVRRERHASGFITSRRRNEVARVAQECAEGDVNVVVTHHPLGINSLSDKGDAHHGDSETCRAWHGAGVNLILSGHVHRPFLLDATEQLIANTGEGEPPMWILNAGTAISKRVRHDHPNSYNLVKIDERAGFDGIAVERWDYRVEGRQFFQQATRSVELRSVPSGSIGK; encoded by the coding sequence ATGATTACGATCATGCACTTGTCTGATCTTCACTTCGGGACGGAATCCGCGCAAGTGCTTAGCTCTCTGATCAGGCAGGTAAGGGAACTATCGCCAGAGGTGGTAGTGATTAGCGGCGATCTGACTCAGCGTGCCAAATGGCGTGAGTTTCGAGCTGCCAAACGCTTCGTGGAGGAAATTGATAAAACCGATACCGAAGTTATTGTCGTTCCAGGCAATCATGATATCCCTCTGTTTAATCCCGTAATGAGGATGTTCAGCCCGTTTCACCGTTATCGCTCCGTGTTCGGCAGCACTCGGGTGGCTGTGCAGCATGTGGGGCGTGTAAGATTCATCACCGTCAACTCCGTTCGCAGAGAGCGGCATGCGAGTGGTTTCATCACATCAAGGCGTCGAAATGAGGTTGCCAGAGTCGCGCAGGAATGCGCTGAAGGCGATGTCAATGTGGTGGTCACGCATCACCCCCTGGGTATCAATTCCCTGTCTGACAAGGGTGATGCCCATCACGGCGATTCGGAGACTTGTCGAGCCTGGCATGGTGCAGGAGTTAATCTCATTCTTAGCGGACATGTGCATCGCCCGTTTCTACTCGATGCAACTGAGCAGTTGATCGCAAACACAGGTGAGGGCGAGCCACCGATGTGGATACTGAACGCAGGCACTGCCATATCGAAACGAGTCCGTCATGACCATCCCAATTCGTACAATCTTGTCAAGATTGATGAGCGCGCTGGTTTCGATGGAATAGCTGTAGAGCGGTGGGATTACAGGGTGGAGGGGAGGCAGTTTTTTCAGCAGGCCACTCGATCAGTGGAGCTGAGAAGCGTGCCTAGTGGGTCGATTGGAAAATAA
- a CDS encoding D-2-hydroxyacid dehydrogenase yields the protein MRVVFLDRATFGPTVDITRLDTPHEWLEFDKTREDQVVERLAGAQIAITNKVPLRAETLAQLPDLKMISVAATGYDVVDIEACKKQNIRVCNVRGYAINTVPEHTFALLLGLRRSISAYCDDVKNGEWQKAGQFCFFNHPIKDLSGSRLGIIGEGAIGQSVARIATAFGMIPMFAAHKGMSGMGPLYTPWDEVIETSDVISVHAPLTANTRHCLSTDEFSRMQRKPLILNTSRGGLVDEAALVEALDKQQIAGFGFDVLTTEPPSADNPLMTVLDRPNVLLTPHIAWASEEAMTEVWRQTIAHVGCFLAGEPRNVLV from the coding sequence ATGCGAGTTGTTTTTCTGGATCGCGCAACCTTTGGCCCAACCGTCGACATCACGCGACTTGATACGCCGCATGAATGGCTTGAGTTTGACAAGACGCGGGAAGATCAGGTTGTTGAGCGACTTGCTGGTGCACAAATCGCCATTACCAACAAGGTTCCTCTACGAGCAGAAACACTCGCACAATTGCCTGATCTGAAAATGATCAGCGTAGCGGCTACAGGCTACGACGTTGTAGACATCGAAGCCTGCAAGAAACAGAACATCCGAGTCTGCAACGTTCGCGGTTATGCCATCAACACTGTGCCTGAGCACACCTTCGCCCTGCTTTTAGGCTTGCGCCGATCCATCTCTGCCTATTGTGACGATGTGAAGAACGGTGAATGGCAGAAAGCCGGACAATTCTGTTTCTTCAATCACCCCATAAAAGACCTGTCTGGATCCAGACTTGGCATTATTGGAGAAGGTGCGATCGGCCAGTCCGTTGCAAGGATTGCGACCGCATTCGGCATGATTCCAATGTTTGCCGCACATAAAGGCATGAGCGGTATGGGGCCACTTTATACTCCCTGGGATGAGGTCATCGAGACATCCGATGTCATCAGTGTCCACGCACCTTTGACTGCCAACACTCGTCACTGTCTGAGTACAGATGAATTTTCTCGTATGCAGCGCAAACCGCTCATCCTCAATACCTCCCGTGGCGGCCTGGTGGACGAGGCTGCCCTGGTTGAAGCCTTGGACAAACAACAGATAGCAGGTTTTGGATTCGATGTATTAACCACAGAACCACCCTCGGCGGACAATCCCCTGATGACAGTTCTGGATCGTCCCAATGTGCTGCTCACGCCACATATCGCGTGGGCCAGCGAGGAAGCCATGACAGAGGTCTGGCGACAGACAATAGCTCATGTCGGCTGCTTTCTGGCAGGTGAGCCGCGCAACGTTCTGGTGTGA